In the Butyrivibrio fibrisolvens genome, one interval contains:
- a CDS encoding cobyric acid synthase: MSSSSKVIMVQGTMSNVGKSLLVGGLCRVFKQDGYRVAPFKSQNMALNSFVTEDGLELGRAQAMQAECAGVKPSVYMNPILLKPTNDIGSQVIVNGEVIGNMPARDYFKYKKKLIPDIMAAYNELQKQADIIVVEGAGSPAEINLKSDDIVNMGLAELIDAPVLLVGDIDRGGVFAQLLGTLQLLEPQERARVKGLIINKFRGDKSLLDSGIDMIEEMGHVPVIGTVPYTKLLIDDEDSLSERLDKDSFNDGYSIDIAVVRFPRISNFTDAAPFESIEGVNVRFITNPREVEKADLVILPGSKNTIADLRWMRESGMEAAVKKFATKGPVIGICGGFQMLGNTISDPDKVEEGGSIRGLSLLDTTTILKDKKNRSQCQGMLEEMDGIYESISHQKYVGYEIHMGETKNFQGESITYMQEGNVFGTYVHGVFDEGDLALRLIKRIASDKGIELEQTMDYQAFKEQEYDKLAQVIRDNLDMEFIYSII; the protein is encoded by the coding sequence ATGAGTTCTAGTTCTAAGGTGATCATGGTACAAGGTACAATGTCCAATGTAGGAAAAAGCCTATTAGTTGGCGGATTGTGCCGTGTATTTAAACAGGATGGATATAGGGTGGCTCCTTTCAAGTCACAGAATATGGCTCTTAATTCTTTTGTCACAGAAGATGGATTAGAGCTTGGAAGAGCGCAGGCTATGCAGGCCGAGTGCGCTGGAGTAAAGCCATCTGTATATATGAATCCAATTCTCTTAAAGCCTACAAATGATATAGGCTCTCAGGTTATTGTAAATGGCGAAGTTATAGGTAACATGCCGGCCAGAGACTATTTTAAATATAAGAAAAAACTTATCCCAGACATCATGGCTGCCTACAATGAACTTCAAAAACAGGCAGATATCATAGTTGTAGAAGGTGCCGGAAGCCCTGCTGAGATCAATCTTAAGTCAGATGACATAGTAAATATGGGACTGGCTGAGCTTATAGATGCTCCGGTACTTCTGGTAGGAGATATCGACAGAGGCGGAGTATTTGCACAGCTCCTTGGAACACTACAGCTCCTTGAACCTCAGGAGAGAGCTAGAGTTAAAGGCCTTATAATCAACAAATTCCGCGGAGATAAGAGCCTGCTTGATTCCGGAATAGACATGATCGAAGAGATGGGCCACGTACCTGTAATTGGGACAGTGCCATATACGAAGCTCTTAATAGATGATGAAGACAGCCTTAGCGAAAGACTTGATAAAGACAGCTTTAACGATGGATATTCAATTGATATAGCTGTAGTTAGATTCCCAAGAATATCCAACTTCACAGATGCTGCGCCATTTGAAAGTATCGAAGGTGTAAATGTCCGCTTTATTACAAACCCGAGAGAGGTAGAAAAGGCAGATCTTGTAATTCTTCCCGGAAGTAAAAATACTATCGCAGATCTTAGATGGATGAGAGAATCAGGAATGGAAGCCGCAGTCAAGAAGTTTGCAACAAAAGGTCCTGTAATAGGCATATGCGGTGGTTTCCAGATGCTTGGAAATACGATTAGCGATCCTGATAAGGTGGAAGAAGGCGGAAGCATTAGAGGCCTTTCACTTCTTGATACTACAACTATTCTTAAGGACAAAAAGAACAGAAGCCAGTGCCAGGGAATGCTTGAAGAGATGGACGGCATATATGAAAGCATTTCTCATCAAAAATACGTGGGCTACGAGATACATATGGGCGAAACCAAAAACTTTCAAGGAGAGAGTATAACCTATATGCAGGAAGGAAATGTCTTTGGGACTTACGTACATGGCGTATTTGATGAAGGAGATCTGGCTCTTCGCCTTATAAAGAGAATTGCATCTGATAAAGGAATAGAGCTAGAACAAACCATGGATTATCAGGCATTCAAGGAACAGGAATATGATAAGCTTGCTCAAGTGATTCGAGATAATCTAGATATGGAGTTTATTTATAGTATTATATAA
- a CDS encoding IS66 family transposase, with protein MTRDSKDLQLIELKDNIKELNKTIGNLNSLIEAANKREAEHLAEEQRLREQIDYLTKKLFGKSSEKRDDIEGQLSLFDEAETLASDDDPEEQEFISVEQHTRKKKTTMADKFANLPTQKVYLDVPEDQRKCEVCGTHLEKIGEEFVRREIEIIKPAIKIIEYYSISYGCPNCKVNAEIPYIVKGRDGHPHMLHGMASAGTVAWVMYQKYVNSLPLYRQEKDFKMYGAEICRGTIASWITKNAEEFFTPMAEYFRRKLVSGRYAMADETPVQVLKEPGRRAESKSYMWVFRSGEFDKEQIVLFHYSPTRAGDTAKDFLDGFHGYLMTDGYSGYNKLKDCTRTSCWSHIRRYLIDAIPKGQQYDLAQPAVQGLVYIDRLFDMERKIHEKKGVTYDAIKKYRIEKEKPVLEGFWNWVDDQKTSPNTRFHKAIVYIQNRRPYLETYLEDGGCSFNNNTSERSCKAFVTGRKNWLFSDSTKGANASALTYSMVETAKANGVDVYLYLKLLLTKCPTSDLSDEELEKLSPWNPECKEALDKLYIQQQNAIFDSM; from the coding sequence GTGACAAGAGATTCCAAAGATCTTCAGCTTATAGAGCTGAAAGACAACATCAAAGAATTAAATAAAACTATCGGGAATCTCAATTCACTCATTGAGGCTGCTAATAAGCGTGAAGCTGAGCATCTGGCGGAAGAGCAAAGGCTTCGCGAACAGATAGACTATCTGACCAAAAAGCTTTTTGGAAAGTCCAGTGAAAAGCGTGATGATATCGAAGGACAGTTAAGCCTTTTTGATGAAGCGGAAACTCTTGCATCTGATGATGATCCGGAAGAACAGGAATTCATCTCTGTTGAGCAGCATACACGTAAAAAGAAAACCACTATGGCAGATAAGTTTGCTAACCTTCCGACACAGAAGGTTTATCTTGATGTTCCGGAAGATCAGCGAAAATGCGAAGTCTGTGGTACTCACCTCGAAAAGATAGGTGAAGAGTTTGTACGCAGAGAAATCGAGATCATAAAGCCTGCCATAAAGATAATCGAGTATTACAGCATCAGCTACGGCTGCCCTAACTGCAAAGTAAATGCAGAAATTCCATACATCGTAAAAGGTCGAGATGGACATCCACACATGCTTCATGGTATGGCATCAGCAGGAACTGTTGCCTGGGTAATGTATCAGAAGTACGTTAACAGCCTTCCACTATATAGACAGGAAAAAGATTTCAAGATGTATGGAGCAGAAATCTGCCGTGGAACAATCGCAAGCTGGATTACCAAAAATGCTGAAGAGTTCTTTACACCTATGGCTGAGTACTTCAGAAGAAAACTTGTTTCAGGCAGATATGCAATGGCAGACGAAACTCCCGTTCAGGTTCTTAAAGAACCTGGAAGAAGAGCTGAATCCAAGTCGTACATGTGGGTATTCCGTTCGGGGGAGTTTGATAAGGAACAGATAGTATTGTTCCATTACTCACCAACTCGTGCCGGTGATACTGCAAAAGATTTCCTTGATGGTTTTCATGGTTATCTGATGACAGATGGTTACAGCGGGTACAACAAGTTGAAAGACTGTACGCGGACTTCATGTTGGTCGCATATACGACGCTATCTGATAGATGCCATTCCTAAAGGCCAGCAGTATGATCTTGCCCAACCTGCTGTACAGGGACTGGTATATATAGACAGGCTCTTCGATATGGAACGAAAAATCCATGAAAAGAAGGGCGTTACTTATGATGCCATAAAGAAATATCGTATCGAGAAAGAAAAACCAGTTCTTGAAGGATTCTGGAATTGGGTAGATGATCAAAAAACGTCCCCAAATACAAGATTCCACAAGGCTATAGTATATATCCAAAACAGAAGACCATATCTTGAAACATATCTTGAGGATGGAGGTTGCAGTTTTAACAACAATACTTCCGAAAGATCATGTAAGGCTTTTGTTACAGGACGTAAGAACTGGTTGTTCTCTGACAGTACCAAAGGTGCCAACGCAAGTGCTCTAACCTATTCCATGGTAGAAACAGCAAAAGCAAACGGAGTAGATGTATATCTTTATCTAAAACTACTCCTTACCAAGTGTCCAACATCGGATTTGAGTGATGAAGAACTGGAAAAACTTTCTCCATGGAATCCCGAGTGTAAAGAAGCGTTGGATAAGCTTTACATTCAGCAGCAAAATGCCATCTTTGATTCAATGTAA
- the tnpB gene encoding IS66 family insertion sequence element accessory protein TnpB (TnpB, as the term is used for proteins encoded by IS66 family insertion elements, is considered an accessory protein, since TnpC, encoded by a neighboring gene, is a DDE family transposase.), which produces MIGDITAADEIYIVCGYTDMRKSIDGLCAIVEDKLHMDPRSSALFLFCGRRADRLKILMWESDGFVLLYKRLSVTQGRYRWPRNKDEVRNLTWREFDWLLSGIDIEQPKAIRAS; this is translated from the coding sequence ATGATCGGCGATATAACAGCTGCAGATGAGATATACATTGTCTGTGGCTATACAGATATGCGAAAATCCATTGATGGGTTATGTGCTATCGTTGAAGATAAGCTTCACATGGATCCAAGAAGCAGTGCGCTTTTTCTTTTTTGTGGAAGACGAGCAGACCGTCTGAAGATACTCATGTGGGAGTCTGATGGATTTGTTCTCCTTTACAAGAGGCTTTCTGTTACGCAAGGCAGATATCGCTGGCCCAGAAATAAAGATGAAGTTAGAAATCTTACCTGGCGTGAGTTTGACTGGCTTCTTTCAGGCATCGATATCGAACAGCCTAAGGCCATCAGAGCTTCTTGA
- a CDS encoding aminotransferase class III-fold pyridoxal phosphate-dependent enzyme, giving the protein MNNCGISRWDDPADINRRLKELTSQPIWEVDDEYYNNEVMKYFDEKCKSSKAVFEEAKNYIPGGVQHNLAFNKPFPMCMAKAEGAYLYDKDGNQYIDFLQAGGPTILGSNYEPVRKKVLELLETCGPVTGLLHESELMIAKEINKHMPGVEMFRMLGSGTEACMASLRIARIATGKKRIIKIGGAYHGWSDQLVYGLKIPGSRGLLESHGIPSAAYRQTDECRPNDLNMLEAILKRNRLKGGTAAILIEPVGPESGTRPVAKDYNKHVRELCDKYGALMVFDEVVTGFRVGIGGAQEYFDVRPDLTIFGKIVAGGYPAAGGVGGKKEYASLMAAGLATGKHRAYVGGTLAANPLSCVAGTAAIQEIARTGACEIAGKMGDRLCDGLKGLIDRYSLPYVAYNQGSIVHLECTGAMSFDFSSLSFIKSATGLLKHKDMMYVRKDSMEKMGAAYMANGLVTLAGSRLYTSMADTPEIIDEALNRFENVFKHVKKTDKGLI; this is encoded by the coding sequence ATGAACAACTGTGGTATTTCTAGGTGGGATGATCCCGCCGATATCAATCGCAGACTTAAGGAGCTGACAAGTCAGCCAATCTGGGAAGTTGATGATGAATATTATAATAATGAGGTTATGAAGTACTTCGACGAGAAGTGCAAGAGTTCAAAAGCTGTATTTGAAGAAGCCAAGAACTATATTCCGGGCGGCGTGCAGCACAACCTTGCTTTCAACAAGCCTTTCCCTATGTGTATGGCTAAAGCTGAGGGTGCCTATCTTTATGATAAAGATGGCAACCAGTATATCGATTTCCTTCAGGCAGGTGGTCCTACTATTCTTGGAAGTAATTATGAACCTGTTAGGAAAAAAGTTCTCGAGCTGCTGGAAACATGTGGCCCTGTAACAGGTCTTCTGCATGAATCAGAGCTTATGATCGCTAAAGAAATAAATAAACATATGCCCGGCGTTGAGATGTTCCGTATGCTTGGCTCAGGTACCGAAGCCTGCATGGCATCTCTTCGAATCGCCCGCATTGCAACAGGCAAAAAGCGCATTATCAAGATCGGCGGAGCATATCATGGCTGGTCCGATCAGCTTGTATATGGTCTAAAGATACCAGGTTCTAGAGGTCTTCTTGAATCTCACGGAATCCCTTCTGCAGCATATCGCCAAACTGACGAGTGCAGGCCAAATGACCTCAACATGCTTGAAGCAATCCTTAAGAGAAACAGGCTTAAAGGCGGCACAGCAGCTATCCTTATAGAGCCGGTAGGTCCTGAAAGCGGCACAAGACCTGTTGCTAAGGATTACAACAAACATGTACGCGAGCTTTGCGACAAATACGGCGCACTTATGGTATTCGACGAAGTTGTAACCGGCTTCCGTGTAGGCATCGGCGGAGCCCAGGAATACTTCGATGTACGTCCTGACCTTACTATCTTTGGTAAGATCGTTGCAGGCGGCTATCCCGCAGCTGGCGGCGTTGGTGGCAAAAAAGAATACGCAAGTCTTATGGCAGCCGGCCTTGCCACAGGTAAGCACAGAGCCTACGTTGGCGGAACTCTTGCTGCTAACCCTCTGTCCTGCGTTGCCGGTACTGCTGCGATTCAGGAAATCGCCCGCACAGGCGCATGCGAGATTGCCGGCAAGATGGGCGACAGACTCTGCGACGGCTTAAAGGGACTCATCGACAGATACTCTCTTCCTTATGTTGCATATAATCAAGGTTCTATCGTACACCTTGAATGTACAGGCGCTATGAGCTTTGACTTCTCATCACTTAGCTTCATTAAATCCGCAACAGGACTCTTGAAGCATAAGGATATGATGTATGTTCGTAAGGATTCTATGGAAAAGATGGGAGCCGCATACATGGCCAACGGACTTGTAACACTTGCAGGTTCAAGGCTTTACACATCTATGGCTGATACGCCTGAGATTATCGATGAAGCGCTGAACCGCTTTGAGAATGTATTTAAACATGTTAAGAAGACGGATAAAGGACTAATCTAA
- a CDS encoding GtrA family protein, whose protein sequence is MDKRKKKEIVRMVKFVFFSISAGLIEIVSFTILNELLNWPYWPCYLIALVLSVVWNFTLNRAFTFQSAGNVPIAMMQVAAFYLVFTPVTTISGNFLVESLGWNEYLVTGLNMALNFITEYLYDRFVVFKATLDTNKRASA, encoded by the coding sequence ATGGATAAAAGGAAGAAAAAAGAAATCGTCAGGATGGTCAAATTTGTCTTTTTTTCTATATCAGCAGGACTTATTGAAATAGTTTCTTTTACCATACTAAATGAACTATTAAACTGGCCCTACTGGCCATGTTATCTGATCGCGCTTGTCCTTTCTGTAGTCTGGAATTTTACGCTGAACCGCGCATTCACATTCCAGTCAGCGGGCAACGTTCCTATCGCAATGATGCAGGTAGCGGCTTTTTACCTTGTTTTCACACCGGTAACAACAATTAGTGGTAACTTCCTGGTTGAAAGCCTTGGCTGGAACGAATATCTTGTGACTGGGCTTAATATGGCACTAAATTTTATCACTGAATATCTGTATGACAGGTTCGTAGTGTTTAAAGCGACCCTCGATACTAATAAAAGAGCTTCAGCTTAA
- a CDS encoding class II aldolase/adducin family protein, protein MNDNEIKQLVADTGRRLLDKGLVARTWGNISARKDATKFAISPSGLGYENMEGSDVPIYDMETKTWEGSRKPSSEKKIHAAAYKLYPEVNFVIHTHQDYATAVGLATTNELEMSPEEKDLLGKISIAGYGLPGTDKLADNVTSSLKNSQVVLMAHHGALILGKDVEDALKKAEVLEEVCKRAVIKKIGTDAIEEACKIAGLKKMDTDAPEKESDKIAPFKAQLDDMAQMIGPKYSTGAVAKAKEGLSEDDLQALSLLLNKAIICKKYTEALGIDGRLSSFDCILMRTVYKFKYSKQKNK, encoded by the coding sequence ATGAATGATAACGAAATTAAACAGCTTGTTGCTGATACAGGAAGAAGACTTCTTGATAAAGGCCTTGTAGCTAGGACCTGGGGTAATATCAGCGCAAGGAAAGATGCCACAAAGTTTGCCATATCTCCTAGCGGTCTTGGCTACGAAAATATGGAAGGTAGTGATGTTCCGATCTATGACATGGAAACTAAAACCTGGGAAGGATCTCGCAAGCCTTCAAGCGAGAAGAAAATTCATGCCGCAGCTTATAAGCTGTATCCTGAAGTGAACTTTGTAATACATACTCATCAAGACTATGCAACTGCGGTAGGACTTGCGACTACTAATGAGCTTGAGATGTCTCCTGAAGAAAAAGATCTTCTTGGTAAGATCTCGATTGCAGGATACGGACTTCCCGGAACTGATAAGCTTGCTGATAATGTCACATCTTCGCTCAAGAACTCACAGGTTGTGCTGATGGCTCATCACGGAGCTCTTATCTTGGGAAAAGATGTTGAAGATGCTTTGAAGAAAGCTGAAGTTCTTGAAGAAGTCTGCAAGAGAGCTGTTATAAAGAAGATTGGAACTGATGCAATTGAAGAAGCTTGTAAGATTGCTGGATTAAAGAAAATGGATACGGATGCTCCTGAAAAAGAATCTGATAAAATAGCACCATTCAAAGCTCAGCTTGATGATATGGCTCAGATGATTGGCCCAAAATATAGTACTGGAGCTGTCGCCAAAGCCAAAGAAGGACTTTCTGAAGATGATCTTCAGGCTCTGTCTCTTTTACTAAATAAAGCTATTATATGCAAAAAGTATACTGAAGCGCTAGGAATAGATGGCCGCTTATCTTCTTTTGACTGTATACTAATGAGAACAGTTTACAAGTTTAAGTATTCTAAACAGAAAAACAAATAG
- a CDS encoding FGGY-family carbohydrate kinase, protein MGYVIAYDVGTTGVKTCLFSLNGKVKFICGVYASYQLYILENGGAEQDADEWWDAMCSTTRELIAKSGVSPSEIQGLSFCSQMQGLVLVDKNGKALRRPMSYMDQRAEDVFEKFGGTGLKISGLGADKLLKSLSITMAAPTSVKDPIWKYIWVREHEPEIYRQVYKWLDVKEYLISRATGRMVMTRDSAYATFLYDTRNGKNCWNRSLCRTYGVRMDHLPEIIDCSDEVGFLTTEAARQLGLSEDTRVFGGGGDATLIGVGAGCINPGETHIYSGTSGWVSTVTDKQKVDIVSMIAAVVGAKDGIYNYFAEMETAGKCFEWVKEHLALDEIGIYLQKQTVADSETSIRMSLYDYLSETVKKAKPGCGGLIFTPWLHGNRCPFEDPDAAGMFFNIKLETGKTEMLRAVLEGICFHLRWMLECSEKKVTTNKVIRFVGGGALSPVTCQMLADILDRKIETVEDAQDVGAVGAAMIAGVGLGLIPSLESARDFVTVKDTYIPNPDNKAVYDKNYHVFVKLHDANAKAFMALND, encoded by the coding sequence ATGGGATATGTCATTGCTTATGATGTAGGGACAACCGGGGTCAAAACCTGTCTTTTTTCTCTGAATGGTAAGGTTAAATTTATCTGCGGAGTCTATGCTTCATATCAGCTCTATATTCTTGAAAACGGCGGCGCCGAGCAGGATGCCGACGAATGGTGGGATGCTATGTGCTCTACCACTCGGGAGCTTATTGCAAAGTCCGGCGTTTCTCCTTCTGAAATCCAGGGTTTAAGCTTCTGCTCTCAGATGCAGGGGCTGGTTCTTGTTGATAAAAACGGAAAAGCCTTAAGACGTCCTATGAGCTATATGGACCAGCGAGCTGAAGACGTGTTTGAAAAGTTCGGCGGCACAGGACTAAAAATATCCGGTCTTGGCGCTGATAAGCTCTTAAAGAGCCTTTCTATAACTATGGCTGCGCCCACGAGTGTCAAGGATCCTATCTGGAAATACATCTGGGTGCGCGAGCATGAACCTGAAATCTATCGTCAGGTCTACAAATGGCTCGATGTAAAAGAATATCTGATCAGCAGGGCGACAGGCAGGATGGTCATGACAAGGGACAGCGCCTACGCGACATTCCTTTATGACACCAGAAATGGTAAGAACTGCTGGAACCGTTCCCTTTGCAGGACTTACGGCGTAAGGATGGATCATCTTCCTGAGATCATCGACTGTAGTGACGAGGTAGGTTTTTTGACTACAGAAGCTGCTCGGCAGCTCGGTCTTTCAGAAGATACACGCGTTTTTGGCGGCGGAGGCGATGCTACTTTAATAGGTGTCGGCGCAGGCTGTATAAATCCTGGCGAAACGCATATCTATTCCGGCACATCCGGCTGGGTTTCTACTGTTACTGACAAGCAGAAAGTGGATATCGTATCCATGATCGCTGCTGTTGTCGGCGCTAAGGACGGCATCTACAACTATTTTGCCGAGATGGAAACTGCAGGCAAATGTTTTGAATGGGTAAAAGAGCATCTGGCTCTTGATGAAATTGGTATATATCTTCAAAAGCAGACTGTTGCTGATTCCGAGACATCTATACGTATGAGTCTTTATGACTATCTTAGTGAGACTGTGAAAAAAGCTAAACCAGGCTGCGGCGGACTTATCTTCACCCCTTGGCTTCACGGTAATAGATGCCCGTTCGAAGATCCGGATGCGGCTGGAATGTTTTTTAACATAAAGCTGGAGACTGGAAAAACTGAGATGTTAAGGGCGGTTCTTGAAGGCATATGCTTCCACCTTCGCTGGATGCTGGAATGCTCTGAGAAAAAGGTTACTACAAATAAAGTTATCCGTTTTGTAGGTGGCGGCGCGTTATCTCCTGTTACCTGCCAGATGCTGGCAGATATACTTGATCGCAAGATTGAAACGGTTGAAGATGCACAGGATGTGGGCGCGGTTGGCGCTGCCATGATCGCAGGGGTTGGCCTTGGACTTATTCCTTCGCTTGAAAGTGCGAGGGATTTCGTCACTGTTAAGGATACGTATATTCCAAATCCAGATAATAAGGCGGTTTATGATAAGAATTATCACGTATTTGTGAAGCTTCATGATGCGAATGCCAAGGCGTTTATGGCATTAAATGATTAG
- a CDS encoding GNAT family N-acetyltransferase: MKNSNESMNKIQVVPFTMDYLNDYYKAFNEEITKYQWPDPFETEDDAKELLQSFVDEMESGDTLVYSLLSEDGTFLGSSEVHALKEECPEVGVWIVQSEWNKGYAYKALKAALDAAFEEFGKTQFFYEADVRNIGSMKLLRKFEDEYEIIEQPAEKLTTDSGKELELQGFILKRKS, from the coding sequence TTGAAAAATAGCAATGAATCAATGAACAAGATACAGGTAGTCCCCTTTACAATGGACTACTTAAATGATTACTACAAAGCATTCAACGAGGAGATTACCAAATATCAGTGGCCAGATCCATTCGAAACCGAAGATGATGCCAAAGAACTTCTTCAAAGTTTTGTAGATGAGATGGAGTCTGGAGATACACTTGTTTATTCACTTCTTTCAGAAGATGGAACCTTCCTTGGAAGCTCAGAAGTGCACGCTCTTAAAGAAGAGTGCCCCGAAGTAGGAGTTTGGATCGTACAATCTGAATGGAATAAGGGATATGCTTATAAAGCTCTTAAGGCTGCACTTGATGCTGCATTCGAGGAATTTGGCAAGACTCAGTTCTTTTATGAAGCAGATGTTCGTAATATTGGTAGCATGAAGCTTCTTAGAAAATTCGAGGATGAATATGAGATCATAGAGCAGCCGGCTGAAAAGCTGACCACAGATTCAGGCAAAGAGCTGGAATTGCAGGGTTTTATCCTTAAGAGAAAATCTTAA
- a CDS encoding ATP-binding protein: MKIVGRKREKDYLMQCLKSKRPELVVVYGRRRVGKTYLIKEYFNKQFSFYAIGLTDEKTKEQLRGFSASLNEYGYEDKSVPADWFEAFSRLKMLLESDNVYREPINNKRVIFLDELPWMDTVRSDFKSALEYFWNSWASSQEDLVLITCGSATSWIITNLLTNKKGFHNRVTRRIHLAPFTLAECEKLFELNDVVMTRKQMIESYMFFGGVPYYLNLMDSRLSLTQNVNEMCFKELGPLHDEYYSLFHSLFDNPKKHMAILEALAKKKEGLTRTELSKIEEIGGGSILTKDLRELTECGFIRKFNSLSDRKKDEFYQIIDPFTLFCIKFLVNKKFDSWNEYINSPGYNSWRGNSFEIVCLNHIDQIKASLGISGIETNEFAWRSNAENGAQIDLIISRKDGVINLCEMKFTNEDYSIDADEYEKIQNRLTQFQNVSGTKDAIHVTIICGTGYKQNKYSGIIQNVILGDDLFDN, translated from the coding sequence ATGAAGATTGTTGGAAGAAAACGCGAAAAAGACTATCTGATGCAATGCCTTAAGTCTAAAAGGCCGGAGCTTGTTGTTGTATACGGCAGACGAAGAGTAGGAAAGACATATTTGATCAAAGAATATTTTAATAAGCAGTTTTCATTTTATGCTATAGGCCTTACTGATGAGAAGACCAAGGAACAGCTTAGGGGCTTTAGTGCCAGTCTAAATGAGTATGGTTATGAAGATAAAAGCGTTCCGGCAGACTGGTTTGAGGCATTTTCACGCTTAAAGATGCTTCTTGAAAGTGACAATGTATATCGCGAGCCAATAAATAATAAGAGGGTTATATTTCTTGATGAGCTTCCATGGATGGATACAGTCAGATCAGATTTTAAGAGTGCACTTGAGTATTTCTGGAATAGCTGGGCATCATCACAGGAAGACCTTGTGCTTATAACCTGTGGTTCTGCAACATCGTGGATAATCACTAATTTGCTCACAAACAAAAAGGGATTTCACAATAGAGTAACAAGGCGTATTCACCTTGCTCCATTTACACTTGCAGAATGTGAGAAGCTATTTGAATTAAATGATGTTGTCATGACCAGAAAACAGATGATCGAGAGTTATATGTTTTTTGGCGGAGTACCGTATTATTTAAACCTTATGGATTCACGCCTTAGTCTTACGCAGAATGTAAATGAGATGTGCTTTAAGGAGCTGGGTCCGCTTCATGATGAGTATTATAGTCTTTTTCATTCATTGTTTGATAATCCGAAAAAGCATATGGCAATACTTGAAGCTCTGGCTAAGAAGAAAGAGGGCTTGACCCGGACTGAGCTTTCGAAAATTGAAGAAATTGGCGGTGGATCAATTCTGACCAAAGACCTAAGAGAACTTACTGAGTGCGGATTTATTAGGAAATTTAATTCGCTTTCTGATAGAAAAAAGGATGAGTTTTATCAGATCATAGATCCATTCACGTTATTTTGCATCAAATTTCTAGTGAATAAGAAGTTTGATTCCTGGAATGAATATATCAATTCTCCCGGCTATAATTCGTGGAGAGGTAATTCTTTTGAAATTGTATGCCTTAATCATATAGATCAAATAAAGGCATCTCTTGGTATTAGCGGCATTGAGACAAACGAATTTGCATGGCGGAGCAACGCTGAAAATGGAGCTCAGATAGATCTTATCATTAGTAGAAAAGATGGAGTGATCAACCTTTGCGAAATGAAATTTACAAATGAAGATTATTCGATTGATGCTGATGAATATGAAAAGATACAAAACAGACTTACACAGTTTCAAAATGTATCAGGGACCAAAGATGCTATTCATGTAACAATTATATGTGGAACAGGATATAAGCAAAATAAGTATTCAGGAATTATTCAGAATGTTATCCTGGGTGACGATCTGTTTGATAATTGA
- a CDS encoding metal-sensing transcriptional repressor → MPDNSNKHEEMQESCPHCSGKTKQRDVKEYKDLMNRLKRIEGQVRGVEGMLENDAYCTDILMQVSAITCALNSFNKALLANHMKTCVVDNIKEGNEEVIDELVTTLQKLMK, encoded by the coding sequence ATGCCGGATAATTCAAATAAACATGAAGAAATGCAGGAATCATGCCCCCACTGCTCAGGCAAGACCAAGCAGAGGGATGTTAAAGAGTATAAAGACCTCATGAACAGGCTTAAAAGGATAGAAGGCCAGGTTAGAGGCGTTGAAGGAATGCTTGAAAATGATGCGTACTGCACAGATATCCTGATGCAGGTTTCAGCGATAACCTGCGCCCTTAACAGCTTTAACAAGGCGCTTCTTGCTAATCATATGAAAACCTGCGTAGTAGATAATATCAAGGAAGGCAATGAAGAAGTGATAGATGAACTTGTCACAACTCTTCAAAAGTTAATGAAATAG